The window AGTGACGCTGCCGCACCAAGCGGAGTCTGGAACGGTGCCTCAGTGCGCTCTCGTGTTGCCGCGATGGGCCGGGAGGACCCCGAGCGTCGCCGTTTCGGCGCCTCTCATCACGGGTACCGGCTTTACCCGCCCCTGACGGAAGCGACGATCCGATCCTTCGAGCAGCTGCACGGCATTACCCTTCCTGCTTCCTACCGAAGCTTCCTGGGTACGGTCGCCGACGGCGGAGCGGGGCCGGACTACTGGCTCCTGGGCCTGGCAGAGGAAGGGGACGACGAAGAGGCCCTGCACGACCTTCGGGCAGAGTGTCTGCACGTGGGCTTCCTGGCCACCCCGTTCGCACACACCAGGGAGTGGCCGGGGCCGGGCAGGGGAGGCAACGCCGACTACTCGGTGGCGGGGACGCTGGTCCTCGGCGAGTCCGGCTGCGGCACCTTCGCCCGTCTGGTCGTAACGGGGAGCGGTGCCGGACAAGGGTGGCTCGACGACTGCGTGTGGGGTGGTCTCACCCCCGGGCCGGACTTCCGCGATTGGTACACCGCATGGCTGGAATCCCACTAGATCTCAAACGCGGTCTCATCAGAGAAAGTACTTGGTTGGCACCTTCGGGCGCTCGGCCGACGGAAGGTATCTACGGATGCTCCACGTGGGAGGCCGGCGGCACGGGACCGGTCCCCCGTTCCGGTCCCGTGTCCGCGGCTCGTCGAACCTACGTGTAGCGGGCAGCCGTTGGGTATCGCGCCGATGCCCCTTCGGGCCGGTGGAGGGCTCACCCGTGCACAAGTGAGTCCCAAATGCCCGCCTTACTCCGCGCCGAGGGCGGGTGGTTCGAGGTCGCCCAGTGCCAGATGGGCCAGGACGACCTCGTACAGGTCGCTGCCGGCGGCGAGGAGCTGGCGTTCCAGGACGGGCTCCACACCGCGGACGTGCTCGCGGACGGTCTGCGCGTGCACGCCGAGCAGTTGCGCGGCGCGCTCGGCGTTGCCGCCGGCGGTGATCCAGGTGCGCAGGGTGCCGCGCAGGTCCCGCGCGTCCGCCGCCAGCCGGCCGAGGAGTTCGCGTGCCCAGGTACGCAGCGCCGGTCCGGTCAGCAGGTCGCCGAAGCGTACCGGGCCCGTCGGCGGCGCCGGACCCGCGGCCGGCTGGTGGTCCAGGCCGGCCTGGGTGTTCAGGGCGAGGTGGACGGCGGCCCGGGCGGCCAGGCTGCCGAAGTCCGCGCCGACCAGTCCCTCCACCCGCTCCATGCGGGCCCGTACCGTGTTGCGGCTCACCCCGAGGACCTTCGCGGCGCTCACCGCGGTGAACTCCAAGCCCAGCCGGGTGGTGGCGAGCAGTTCGGCGCGTGTGTGGTGCGCCAGCGTGTCCAGCGGCCGCAGCAGCCGGGTGGACCAGGCGCGCAGCGCCTCGGGGTCCATCAGGCGTTCGGGGTGGCTGCGCTCGGCGTACACGGCGGCCCCCTCCGGGCGGAACCGGGCGACCGCGAGGGCGCTCACGGCCTGCCCGTACGCGGTGGCGGTCCGGGCCAGGCTGTGCCGGGTGCTGCCGCCGAGGAACGTGCGCGGCCGCGTGCCGACCAGCGAGCGCAGGTGGCGGCCGTCGGTCTCGACGGGCGCGACCACGATCACGTGCTCGTCCACCGCCGGACAGAGCACCACCAGCGCTCGTTCCCCCGTGGCGTCCAGGCACTCGGCGGCCAGCCGGTCGCGTTCGGCGCGGTGGGCCTCGACGACGTAGACCCAGGCGGCGTCCGTGTCGAGCAGTCCGGGCCACAGGCCCGCTGCCACCCGGCGGGCCGAGACCGTGTCCTCCACCATCAGCAGTTGCAGGATCGCCAGGCGCAGGGCCGCCGTCGCCTTCTCGAGCCGGTGCCCGGCCACGGCCGACTCGTGGGCGCGCAGCAGCAGTTCGAGCACCCCGGCGGTGCGGGTGACCATCTCGGCGGCCTGCCGGTCGAAGGGCTCGGCGCGGGAGACGGCCAGGACCCGGGCCCGGGCCGACTGCGGATGCGGGCCTCCGACCCGCACCAGACGGACATGGTGTCCGCGGTCCTCCAGGGCGGCGGAGGCGAACCGGCCGGAGACGACGTCCGCGACCACGTTCTCGTCCAGGGGCACCGGTTCCCCCGCCAGCAGGGTGCCGCTGCCGTCCAGCAGGCAGCCGGTTCCCCGCACGGACGCGGCGAGCCAGGCGACGACCTTGCGCACGTCCCGCCCGGTCGGCCGCAGTTGGTCGAGGAGTCCCTCGGCCCAGGACGCCCGGTCGGCCCGTCCGTGCGCTCCGGCGGCCCCGTCGGTCGCATCCTCTCGCCCGGCCATGTCGGCTCTCTCCTCATCCGTCGCATGTCCGTGGCCTTGACCTCGCTGTTTCCGGTCGGCGACGTTACCAGGCAGTATCCCTCCGGTCCGGACCAGGACACCGCGCGATCGGGCAAGCACGCGGAAAGGCGGCTTCGCCGGAGGTTCACAGGGGGGATGGTGAACACCGGCGAAGCCGCACGCCCGGGGCCGGGGGGACAGCTCCCGAGCGGTTCCAGAACCCTGTTTCCCCCGGATCCGGGAAGTACGCCTATGAATTCCAGGCGCGAGCGAGTGACACGGCGCGGGCGAGTGACACGGTGGCCGCACAGCGGCACCGCGGCGCGTACCCGCCGTGGGCAGGCCCCTGCGCAGCCGTGCGGGCGGTTCGGCTTAAGCTCGGCGGATGGCGAAGTATTTCGACGTGCACCCCGACAACCCGCAGCCGCGCGCGATCCGTCAGGTCGCGGACAGCGTGCGCGACGGCGCGCTGATCGCGTATCCGACCGACTCGTGCTACGCCCTGGGCTGCCGGCTGGGCAGCCGGGACGGTATCGAGCGGATCCGGACGATCCGGCACCTGGACGACCGGCACCACTTCACCCTGGTATGCCAGGACTTCGCGCAGCTCGGCCAGTTCGTGCGGATCGACAACGACGTCTTCCGGTCCATCAAGGCGTCCACGCCCGGCAGTTACACCTTCATCCTCCCCGCCACGAGGGAGGTGCCGCGCATGTTGCAGCATCCCAAGAAGAAGACCGTCGGGGTGCGCATCCCCGACCACGTCGTCACCCAGGCCCTGCTCACGGAGCTCGGCGAGCCGCTGCTGTCCAGCACGCTGCTGCTGCCGGACGAGGAGGAGCCGTTGACGCAGGGCTGGGAGATCAAGGACCGGCTCGACCACGTGCTGGACGCGGTGGTCGACTCCGGCGACTGCGGCACCGAACCGACCACGGTCATCGACTTCTCCGGTGGCGAGGCGGAGATCGTACGGCGGGGCGCGGGCGACATCTCGCGGTTCGAATAGGGGGCGCTGGGCGCGGGGCGGGCTGCCCATGGCTACGGGCGTCCGCCGCCGCGGGGTTCCCGCGGACGCCCGCACAACCGGTCACGGACGCCCGCACAAGGGGCCGCGCACGCCCGCACAACAGGCCGCTGATTGACATGCACGCACCCTAGACGGAATTCTGAGAGCGCTCTCACTTCAGGTACGGACCAACCAACTCCGTATCCCCCCAACCCCCCCCCCACGGAGGTGGAGCATGCTCAGCAGACTCAAGGTGCTCGCGTCGGCAGGGGCCGCCACGGCCCTGGTCGGCGCGCTGCTCGGATTCGGTCTCCCCACGACGGCCGATGCGGCGGTGCCCGACACGATCCCGCTGGAGGTGACCAACGACTCCGGCCGCGGCGAGCAGTTGTACATCTACGACATCGGCACGTCCCTCGCGACCGGTCAGCAGGGCTGGGCCGACGCGGACGGAGCCTTCCACCCGTGGCCGGAGGGCGGGAACCCGCCGACACCCGCGCCCGACGCCTCGATCCCCGGTCCGGCCGCCGGGCAGTCGGCGACCATCCGGATCCCCAAGTTCTCCGGCAGGATCTACTTCTCCTACGGCCGGAAGCTCGACTTCAGGCTGACCACGGGCGGACTGGTCCAGCCCGCGGTGCAGAACCCGAGCGACCCCAACCACGACATCCTCTTCAACTGGTCCGAGTACACGCTGAACGACGCCGGGCTGTGGCTCAACAGCACCCAGGTGGACATGTTCTCGGCGCCGTACTCGGTGGGTGTCCGGCGCGCCGACGGAGGCACCGTCACCACCGGCCGCCTCAAGCCGGGCGGCTACCACGCCGTGTTCGACGCCCTGCGCGCGCAGTCCGGCTGGGGCGGCCTGATCCAGACCCGGTCCGACGGCACCGTGCTGCGAGCGCTCGCGCCTGGGCACGGCATGGAGAACGGCGACCTGCCGGGCAACGTGATGGACGACTACGTCGACCGGGTGTGGCAGAAGTACGCCGGCACCACGCTCACCGTCACCCCCTTCGGGGACCAACCCGACATCCGGTACTACGGCCGGGTCTCGGGGGACGTCATGAACTTCACCGACGCCTCGGGTGCCGTCGTCACCAGCTTCCAGAAGCCGGACGCCGACAGCGTCTTCGGCTGCCACAAGCTGCTGGACGCGCCGAACGACACTGTGCGCGGCCCCATCTCCCGCACCCTGTGCGCGGCGTTCAACCGCTCCACGCTCCTGGTGAACTCCGAGCAGCCGGACGCCTCGGCGGCGAACTTCTACCAGGACGCGGTGACCAACCACTACGCGCGGGCCATCCATGACCGGATGGCCGACTCCAAGGCCTACGCGTTCGCCTTCGACGACGTCGGCAACCAGGAGTCCCTGGTCCACGACGGCGATCCGCAGCAGGCATACCTGACCCTCGATCCCCTGGACTAGCCCGAGTTGACCACGGAGGGGCCCGGCAAGCAGTTGGCCGGGCCCCTCTCGTACGCCGGGCATGATCGTTGTTACGGTGCACCGCGTGTCTGACTCCTCACGCGATACCGTCGAAGGCGCCGGCTGGACGGGCGCCGAACCCGGCTCCTACCGGCAGTTACTGCCCGCCAGGGTACGGAAGTTGTCCTGGCTCGACCCACGTGTTCTGTGGGCCGCCCGCAACGGGGTGGTCGCCTCCTGGTTCGGGGATCCGACCGGCCGTACCCGGTCCCGGTGGGTGGCGCAGCGTGCGGCGGCCGGCGCCCCGGCGGACAAGGTGATACGACGGCCGGAGGGCGACGACTTCTCCTTCCTGGTCATCGGGGACACCGGCGCGGGCGACGACTCTCAGTACGCCGTCGTACCAGGCCTGCTGAAGGCCGGTCAGGGCACGGCGTTCGCCGTG of the Streptomyces sp. NBC_01788 genome contains:
- a CDS encoding L-threonylcarbamoyladenylate synthase; translated protein: MAKYFDVHPDNPQPRAIRQVADSVRDGALIAYPTDSCYALGCRLGSRDGIERIRTIRHLDDRHHFTLVCQDFAQLGQFVRIDNDVFRSIKASTPGSYTFILPATREVPRMLQHPKKKTVGVRIPDHVVTQALLTELGEPLLSSTLLLPDEEEPLTQGWEIKDRLDHVLDAVVDSGDCGTEPTTVIDFSGGEAEIVRRGAGDISRFE
- a CDS encoding SMI1/KNR4 family protein, which encodes MRSRVAAMGREDPERRRFGASHHGYRLYPPLTEATIRSFEQLHGITLPASYRSFLGTVADGGAGPDYWLLGLAEEGDDEEALHDLRAECLHVGFLATPFAHTREWPGPGRGGNADYSVAGTLVLGESGCGTFARLVVTGSGAGQGWLDDCVWGGLTPGPDFRDWYTAWLESH
- a CDS encoding glycoside hydrolase family 64 protein is translated as MLSRLKVLASAGAATALVGALLGFGLPTTADAAVPDTIPLEVTNDSGRGEQLYIYDIGTSLATGQQGWADADGAFHPWPEGGNPPTPAPDASIPGPAAGQSATIRIPKFSGRIYFSYGRKLDFRLTTGGLVQPAVQNPSDPNHDILFNWSEYTLNDAGLWLNSTQVDMFSAPYSVGVRRADGGTVTTGRLKPGGYHAVFDALRAQSGWGGLIQTRSDGTVLRALAPGHGMENGDLPGNVMDDYVDRVWQKYAGTTLTVTPFGDQPDIRYYGRVSGDVMNFTDASGAVVTSFQKPDADSVFGCHKLLDAPNDTVRGPISRTLCAAFNRSTLLVNSEQPDASAANFYQDAVTNHYARAIHDRMADSKAYAFAFDDVGNQESLVHDGDPQQAYLTLDPLD
- a CDS encoding helix-turn-helix domain-containing protein, whose protein sequence is MAGREDATDGAAGAHGRADRASWAEGLLDQLRPTGRDVRKVVAWLAASVRGTGCLLDGSGTLLAGEPVPLDENVVADVVSGRFASAALEDRGHHVRLVRVGGPHPQSARARVLAVSRAEPFDRQAAEMVTRTAGVLELLLRAHESAVAGHRLEKATAALRLAILQLLMVEDTVSARRVAAGLWPGLLDTDAAWVYVVEAHRAERDRLAAECLDATGERALVVLCPAVDEHVIVVAPVETDGRHLRSLVGTRPRTFLGGSTRHSLARTATAYGQAVSALAVARFRPEGAAVYAERSHPERLMDPEALRAWSTRLLRPLDTLAHHTRAELLATTRLGLEFTAVSAAKVLGVSRNTVRARMERVEGLVGADFGSLAARAAVHLALNTQAGLDHQPAAGPAPPTGPVRFGDLLTGPALRTWARELLGRLAADARDLRGTLRTWITAGGNAERAAQLLGVHAQTVREHVRGVEPVLERQLLAAGSDLYEVVLAHLALGDLEPPALGAE